The Medicago truncatula cultivar Jemalong A17 chromosome 4, MtrunA17r5.0-ANR, whole genome shotgun sequence genome includes a region encoding these proteins:
- the LOC11410462 gene encoding uncharacterized protein, with product MSAPTSIQITKHQKPTLDNVKQNQQEPNKFHYNFAYKATIVLIFFVILPLLPSQAPEFISQNLLTRNWELLHLLFVGIAISYGLFSRRNQEPDKDNNNNTKFDNAQSLVSRFLQVSSFFEDEVDHQNQSESEDINKIQTWSNQNQHYRNKPMVIVAPQVQQLQNSVFEDEQSSFNENEKPLLLPVRSLKSRLSDDDCVVQSQSVDGLSKTTTKRFSSNSFNRVRNYAEFEGLVEDKLKQKEEENAVLPSPIPWRSRSASARMMEPKQEAIEKALKASMVMEPKQEANENASKPSMVKTSSIKFTPSESVAKNSEDLIKKKSFYYKSYPPPPPPPPPTMFYKSTFLKSRYGEKNGRNMSMGKSIEEGTNEKEDEDEEEKEYSTSSMQEQTDKERFIEKRVILEAEETDSDEDEDVGELKQSVKSVKTEEPCSSSLSGGIDTVSDEGPDVDKKADEFIAKFREQIRLQRIESIKRSTRVARNSSR from the coding sequence ATGTCAGCTCCAACTTCAATccaaatcaccaaacatcaaaAACCAACCCTTGATAATGTTAAACAGAACCAACAAGAACCAAATAAGTTTCATTACAATTTTGCATACAAAGCTACAATAGTTCTCATATTCTTTGTTATTCTTCCACTTTTACCTTCTCAAGCTCCTGAATTCATTAGCCAAAATCTTCTCACAAGAAATTGGGAActccttcatcttcttttcGTTGGTATTGCTATCTCTTACGGCTTGTTCAGCCGTAGGAACCAAGAACCAGACaaagacaacaataataacacaAAGTTTGATAATGCACAATCACTTGTTTCTCGGTTCTTGCAAGTTTCATCGTTTTTTGAAGATGAAGTTGATCATCAAAACCAATCTGAGTCTGAAGATATTAACAAAATCCAAACATGGAGTAATCAAAATCAACACTACAGAAATAAACCCATGGTTATTGTTGCTCCTCAAGTACAGCAACTACAAAACTCTGTTTTTGAAGATGAacagagtagtttcaatgaaaatgaaaagccTTTGCTTCTGCCGGTTCGAAGCTTGAAATCCCGTTTATCTGATGATGATTGTGTTGTTCAATCTCAATCCGTTGATGGGTTGTCTAAAACAACTACCAAAAGATTTTCAAGCAATTCTTTTAATAGAGTAAGAAACTATGCTGAATTTGAAGGTTTGGTAGAAGATAAACTGAAACAGAAAGAGGAAGAGAACGCTGTGCTTCCTTCTCCAATTCCATGGAGATCAAGATCAGCATCAGCAAGAATGATGGAACCTAAACAAGAAGCTATTGAAAAAGCTTTAAAGGCTTCAATGGTGATGGAACCTAAACAAGAAGCTAATGAAAATGCTTCTAAGCCTTCAATGGTGAAAACTTCTTCGATAAAATTCACTCCTTCGGAATCAGTTGCGAAGAATTCAGAGGATTTGATAAAGAAAAAGAGCTTTTACTATAAGTCCTATCCtcctccacctccacctccaccaccaACAATGTTTTATAAATCAACCTTCTTGAAATCAAGGTATGGTGAGAAAAATGGAAGGAACATGTCAATGGGAAAATCTATAGAAGAAGGAACGAATGaaaaggaagatgaagatgaagaagaaaaagaatattcTACTTCATCAATGCAAGAGCAAACAGATAAAGAAAGGTTTATTGAAAAAAGGGTAATTTTAGAAGCTGAAGAAACGGAtagtgatgaagatgaagatgttgGAGAACTAAAACAGAGTgttaaaagtgtaaaaacagaGGAACCATGTTCTTCATCTTTGAGTGGTGGCATAGACACAGTGAGTGATGAAGGACCTGATGTGGATAAAAAAGCTGATGAATTCATTGCCAAATTCAGAGAACAAATAAGGCTTCAAAGAATTGAATCTATCAAGAGAAGTACACGAGTTGCAAGAAATTCTTCAAGGTAA
- the LOC11411907 gene encoding homeobox-leucine zipper protein HAT4, which translates to MMMVEKEDLGLSLSLNFFYNTPKPHPHPLNLISSSIQTFTSSDRNLETCRGESGKYLRGIDVNRLPSTAIECQEEEEAGVSSPNSTVSSVSGKRSLREEDHDVENRENISDEEDAETARKKLRLSKDQSAILEETFKEHNTLNPKQKLALAKQLGLRPRQVEVWFQNRRARTKLKQTEVDCEVLKRCCENLTEENRRLQKEVQELRALKLSPQFYMQMTPPTTLTMCPSCERVAVPSNACVDASNRHHSMAQAHPRAVPIGPWASAAPPLTNRMFDVFRQ; encoded by the exons ATGATGATGGTTGAAAAGGAAGACTTGGGTTTGAGTCTTAGCTTGAACTTCTTTTACAATACCCCAAAACCTCACCCTCACCCTCTCAATCTCATCTCCTCTTCCATCCAAACTTTCACTTCCTCag ATCGAAATTTGGAAACATGCAGAGGAGAAAGTGGAAAATACCTACGAGGTATCGACGTGAATCGGTTACCATCTACAGCTATTGAATgccaagaggaagaagaagcagGGGTTTCTTCTCCAAACAGCACAGTTTCAAGTGTTAGTGGAAAAAGAAGCTTAAGAGAAGAAGATCATGACGTGGAAAATAGAGAGAATATCAGTGATGAAGAAGACGCTGAAACTGCTAGGAAAAAACTTAGACTCTCTAAAGACCAATCAGCTATTCTTGAAGAAACCTTCAAAGAACACAATACCCTTAATCCC aaGCAAAAGTTGGCACTTGCAAAGCAACTTGGTCTTCGTCCAAGACAAGTAGAAGTCTGGTTTCAAAACAGAAGAGCTAG GACAAAGCTGAAGCAAACAGAGGTTGATTGTGAAGTGTTGAAAAGGTGCTGTGAAAATCTAACGGAGGAGAATAGGAGACTACAGAAGGAAGTACAAGAGCTTAGAGCACTGAAACTTTCCCCACAATTTTACATGCAAATGACACCACCAACTACTCTTACTATGTGCCCTTCTTGTGAACGTGTGGCTGTTCCATCTAATGCTTGTGTTGATGCATCTAACCGTCACCATTCTATGGCCCAAGCCCATCCTCGGGCTGTACCTATAGGCCCATGGGCTTCTGCTGCTCCTCCACTCACGAATAGAATGTTTGATGTTTTCCGTCAATGA